In the Candidatus Saccharibacteria bacterium oral taxon 488 genome, one interval contains:
- the infA gene encoding translation initiation factor IF-1, producing MASQKEVIKMIGKVVEALPNTQFRVELENGHSIIAHISGRMRKNYIRLVPGDRVEVEMTPYDLTKGRIVFRLKEERPAHVARNTRRSS from the coding sequence ATGGCGAGTCAAAAGGAAGTCATCAAGATGATTGGTAAGGTGGTGGAAGCACTGCCTAATACCCAATTTCGGGTGGAACTGGAGAATGGCCATAGTATCATCGCGCACATTTCGGGACGGATGCGCAAGAATTACATCCGCCTGGTGCCTGGTGATAGGGTGGAAGTCGAGATGACTCCTTACGATCTCACAAAGGGTCGCATCGTCTTTCGCCTCAAGGAGGAGCGACCAGCGCACGTGGCTCGAAACACGCGGCGCTCGTCATAA
- a CDS encoding restriction endonuclease, whose protein sequence is MKVQEFKNKLENTLRGDLKVLQDKNNDWVVKGFIDIYKNIYTISIDTKVISKIIELMLFPTISKFARSNKLKMVLAEHQNFYPDITFIDERDGTVFAVDVKSTYRVSNTRVNGFTLGAFTGYFRNRSSGKNITMPYSNYTCHLVLGVIYTQQPNKIDEEKIYTIDDLPEIVSVVSDFDYIVQEKYKIANSRPGSGNTKNIGSITEIEKLHNGNGPFAKLGADIFDDYWMYYQTRDMADGGNTPYSNLKQYVAYKKKLPDAKLLNTIDEEL, encoded by the coding sequence ATGAAAGTACAAGAATTTAAGAACAAATTAGAAAATACCTTAAGGGGTGACCTTAAAGTCTTGCAAGACAAGAATAATGATTGGGTAGTTAAGGGCTTTATAGACATTTACAAAAATATCTATACTATCTCAATAGATACAAAGGTCATATCTAAGATAATAGAGCTTATGTTGTTCCCTACGATTTCGAAGTTTGCGAGAAGCAATAAGCTAAAAATGGTGCTAGCTGAGCATCAAAATTTCTATCCTGACATTACGTTTATTGATGAGAGAGACGGGACTGTGTTTGCAGTAGATGTGAAATCTACCTATCGAGTCAGCAATACTCGAGTAAACGGTTTTACCTTGGGTGCTTTTACTGGATATTTCCGCAATCGTTCCAGTGGTAAAAATATAACTATGCCATATTCAAATTATACTTGCCACCTTGTTCTTGGGGTCATTTATACGCAGCAGCCCAATAAAATTGATGAAGAAAAAATATATACGATTGATGATTTACCGGAGATAGTCTCTGTTGTCTCTGATTTTGATTATATTGTTCAGGAAAAATATAAGATTGCCAACTCAAGGCCAGGTTCAGGAAATACAAAAAATATTGGCTCGATCACAGAGATAGAAAAGCTACATAATGGTAACGGGCCGTTCGCTAAACTTGGTGCAGATATTTTTGACGACTATTGGATGTATTACCAAACTCGTGATATGGCTGATGGTGGAAATACGCCATATTCAAATCTAAAGCAATACGTAGCATACAAGAAAAAGCTGCCGGATGCTAAATTATTAAACACCATCGACGAAGAGTTGTAG
- the rpsI gene encoding 30S ribosomal protein S9 → MATDTYFYGLGRRKSASASVRLLPGKGTITINGKAAAEYLDGNKTLLAEVTDPLAVVSKQKEYDVTILVKGGGLAGQVDAIKLGIAKALTAAHADLRPVLKKAELLKRDPREKERKKYGLRSARKREQFSKR, encoded by the coding sequence ATGGCTACTGATACCTATTTCTACGGCCTGGGACGACGCAAAAGTGCTTCGGCAAGCGTTCGCTTGCTTCCTGGCAAGGGTACCATCACCATCAACGGCAAAGCAGCCGCTGAGTACTTGGATGGCAATAAAACCTTGCTAGCAGAAGTGACCGACCCACTAGCTGTCGTCAGCAAGCAAAAGGAATACGACGTTACCATCTTGGTCAAAGGTGGTGGCCTCGCTGGTCAAGTTGACGCCATCAAGCTTGGCATCGCTAAAGCATTGACGGCTGCTCACGCTGACCTGCGCCCAGTCTTGAAGAAGGCTGAGCTGCTCAAGCGTGACCCACGCGAGAAAGAGCGCAAGAAATACGGTCTACGTTCTGCCCGCAAGCGCGAACAATTCTCCAAGCGTTAA
- the rplQ gene encoding 50S ribosomal protein L17 → MHRHGYQGRKFGRERDQRRALLKGLATSLVDHGKIETTLPKAKELKRHIEKIITKAKKGDLASRRQVIAALSTRAAAYKLVDEIAPQLGGRTSGHVRVERTRLRVGDGAQMAIIEFVDDIKPMPKKEK, encoded by the coding sequence ATGCATAGACACGGATATCAAGGGCGCAAGTTCGGCCGTGAGCGTGATCAACGGCGAGCCTTGCTCAAAGGGCTGGCAACCAGCCTGGTTGATCACGGCAAAATCGAGACCACCTTGCCGAAAGCCAAAGAGCTGAAGCGCCACATTGAAAAAATCATCACCAAGGCGAAGAAGGGCGATCTAGCCAGCCGCCGCCAGGTGATCGCAGCACTCAGCACTCGCGCTGCTGCTTACAAGCTCGTTGATGAAATTGCCCCACAACTCGGCGGCCGCACCAGCGGACATGTTCGCGTTGAACGCACCCGCCTACGTGTTGGCGACGGCGCACAAATGGCAATCATCGAGTTTGTCGACGACATCAAACCAATGCCAAAGAAGGAGAAATAA
- the rplM gene encoding 50S ribosomal protein L13, producing the protein MKTYSQKPSDVSRRWVLFDASELPLGRLATEIAKHLTGKYKPTYTPHVDGGDYVVVINAANTVVTGYKETDKYYYRHSGFPGGIKETQFKEMRERHPERIIEEAVKGMLPKNKLQAERLKRLRVFAGSEHAHTAQTPEKVEVK; encoded by the coding sequence ATGAAGACGTATTCACAAAAACCATCTGACGTTTCTCGCCGCTGGGTATTGTTTGACGCGAGCGAATTACCACTCGGTCGCTTGGCAACTGAAATTGCTAAACACCTGACCGGTAAATATAAGCCAACCTACACACCACACGTTGATGGTGGCGACTACGTCGTGGTTATCAACGCTGCAAACACCGTCGTTACTGGCTACAAGGAAACTGACAAGTACTACTACCGTCACAGTGGTTTCCCAGGCGGCATCAAAGAAACGCAGTTCAAAGAAATGCGTGAACGCCACCCAGAACGAATTATTGAAGAAGCTGTCAAAGGCATGTTGCCAAAGAACAAATTGCAAGCAGAACGCCTCAAACGCCTGCGCGTATTTGCCGGTAGCGAGCATGCTCACACAGCACAAACCCCAGAGAAAGTTGAGGTAAAGTAA
- a CDS encoding DNA-directed RNA polymerase subunit alpha, with protein MAKAIYNPALASVDDVSATSATFLIEPMHAGYGNTLGNSMRRVLLSSIRGGAIVAFRIEGATHEFTTVEGIKEDVVDIMLNLKGVRLRVHTDEPVELRLEKTGGVITAGDIQANGEVEVVNPDHIIATIDDPNKTVIMDLVAEAGRGYQTIEESSANRLHSDMIALDAIFTPVLRVRYKVDSTRVGDETNLEKLALTVETDGTMTPREAFEEAAAILVSQYSALAGSTVVTGAPALGNDEADDSELDMSIEELNLSARTTNALINNEIRTIRDLVTLTEQDLRELKGFGSKALDEVRDKMAELEF; from the coding sequence ATGGCAAAAGCAATTTACAATCCAGCACTCGCGAGCGTTGATGATGTTTCCGCGACCAGTGCAACCTTTCTGATCGAGCCGATGCACGCCGGCTACGGCAATACATTAGGTAACTCAATGCGCCGTGTCTTGCTCTCCAGCATCCGTGGTGGCGCGATCGTTGCCTTTCGTATTGAGGGCGCGACGCACGAATTCACCACTGTCGAGGGCATCAAAGAAGATGTCGTTGACATCATGCTGAACCTAAAGGGTGTGCGACTCCGCGTTCACACTGACGAGCCAGTTGAGCTGCGTCTGGAAAAAACTGGTGGTGTTATCACCGCTGGCGACATCCAAGCAAACGGCGAAGTAGAAGTTGTTAACCCAGACCACATCATCGCTACCATTGATGATCCGAACAAGACCGTCATCATGGACTTGGTGGCAGAAGCTGGCCGTGGCTATCAGACGATTGAAGAGTCGAGTGCCAATCGGTTGCACTCCGACATGATTGCGCTCGACGCTATCTTTACACCGGTGCTGCGCGTTCGCTACAAGGTCGACTCGACCCGTGTTGGCGACGAGACCAACCTCGAGAAGCTGGCCCTGACGGTTGAGACCGACGGCACGATGACACCGCGCGAAGCCTTTGAGGAGGCAGCAGCGATTCTCGTCAGTCAATATAGCGCGCTGGCAGGCTCGACCGTAGTGACTGGTGCGCCAGCGCTGGGCAACGACGAGGCAGATGATTCTGAACTTGACATGTCGATCGAAGAATTAAACCTAAGCGCCCGCACCACGAACGCGCTGATTAACAATGAAATCCGCACCATTCGCGACCTGGTGACTTTGACCGAGCAAGATTTGCGAGAATTGAAAGGCTTTGGTTCAAAGGCGCTGGATGAAGTACGCGACAAGATGGCGGAGTTGGAGTTTTAA
- a CDS encoding tetratricopeptide repeat protein, whose amino-acid sequence MSGLLVILLVMVWAVWYQPSVGEAQNLPVKLSEKLDKLWAIAQESLRENKYLRAEKALLTILRVDEKNATAYNRLGILYAKQRAYKDAIECFEIAQSLEPSASSLHNVGLIYYETQDYVKAALAFEQALDMEANHAARHIAYAKVQEKLGNTKKMLAALEKAAELEPTPHTLNTLAQAYDSTKQPEQAAKLRERATAMLTPDKPAAAPRHSQHPAHPQQARQPRQQSRKVIM is encoded by the coding sequence ATGTCTGGATTATTAGTTATCCTGCTAGTTATGGTGTGGGCAGTTTGGTATCAGCCATCAGTCGGCGAAGCGCAAAACTTACCAGTTAAATTGTCAGAGAAACTCGATAAGCTCTGGGCCATCGCTCAAGAGTCGCTGCGCGAAAACAAATATCTGCGTGCCGAGAAGGCACTCCTAACCATCCTGCGCGTCGATGAGAAAAATGCCACGGCCTACAACCGCCTGGGGATTTTATACGCCAAGCAGCGCGCCTACAAGGACGCCATCGAATGTTTTGAAATCGCCCAGAGCCTCGAGCCGAGCGCCTCGAGCCTGCACAATGTCGGCCTCATTTACTACGAGACGCAAGATTATGTCAAGGCGGCGCTGGCATTTGAGCAGGCGCTTGATATGGAAGCCAATCATGCCGCCCGGCACATCGCCTACGCCAAGGTTCAGGAGAAATTAGGCAACACCAAGAAAATGCTGGCGGCGCTGGAGAAGGCCGCCGAGCTTGAACCGACGCCGCACACACTGAACACACTCGCTCAAGCCTACGACAGCACCAAGCAGCCCGAACAAGCCGCCAAGCTTCGCGAGCGCGCCACGGCCATGCTCACGCCCGACAAACCAGCCGCCGCCCCGCGCCATTCGCAGCACCCAGCCCACCCTCAGCAGGCACGCCAGCCGCGGCAACAATCACGAAAAGTGATCATGTAG
- the rpsK gene encoding 30S ribosomal protein S11 translates to MADAKSTKKKQRRSVPAGQLHIQATFNNTIVTFSDKKGNVLTASSAGACGFRGSKKGTAYASQVAAEKAAEAAKTQYGLKSVDVFVKGVGLGRDAAIRAIGAFDISVESIKDVTGVPHGGVRPRKARRA, encoded by the coding sequence ATGGCAGACGCAAAATCTACCAAGAAGAAGCAGCGCCGATCAGTCCCAGCTGGTCAGCTGCATATTCAAGCAACATTTAACAACACCATCGTTACTTTTTCCGACAAGAAAGGTAACGTGTTGACCGCTTCATCAGCTGGTGCATGTGGTTTCCGTGGTAGCAAAAAAGGCACCGCCTATGCTTCACAGGTTGCTGCTGAGAAAGCTGCTGAAGCTGCGAAAACTCAGTATGGTTTGAAATCAGTTGACGTTTTCGTCAAAGGTGTCGGTTTGGGCCGTGACGCCGCTATTCGTGCGATTGGCGCCTTCGACATCTCAGTAGAAAGTATTAAGGACGTAACTGGCGTGCCTCACGGCGGTGTCCGTCCACGAAAGGCACGGAGGGCATAA
- a CDS encoding RluA family pseudouridine synthase, giving the protein MKILPRTVLKIARLYQLADDNTPVKALRHLKVQTDESHIVAEFILNKQHFAVLYGSIIDEESIDELWPGRPANAEMLPNPLDSSCTETPFQGKFVMMFRIVPTKQRLDIHLSTDFDPSISRSLWQKHIKAGHVSVNQRVVTTPKFEVDETDEIAVKLPEQEQASAELPVLYEDDDVMVVNKPSGLLTHAKGGLSTEPTVAEIIRPRTSFASDTDRPGIVHRLDRDTSGVLIIAKTADAATHLQRQFAQRTTKKTYLAVTDGVPKLAAAKIDLPIGRNPAAPSTFRVNPNGKPAQTTYRVLAAADNQALIELKPTTGRTHQLRVHMAHLATPILGDRVYGKPSASRLMLHAHKLEITLPSGEQTTFEAAVPEEFQQLFPKVAVTPNEPGEAAHA; this is encoded by the coding sequence GTGAAAATTTTGCCGCGCACCGTCCTCAAAATCGCCAGATTGTACCAGCTGGCAGACGACAATACGCCCGTCAAAGCCTTGCGCCATCTGAAGGTTCAGACGGACGAATCGCACATTGTGGCGGAGTTTATCTTGAACAAGCAGCATTTCGCTGTGCTCTACGGTTCGATCATTGACGAGGAATCAATTGACGAATTGTGGCCCGGTAGGCCCGCCAACGCCGAGATGTTACCAAACCCGCTTGATTCGAGCTGCACCGAGACGCCGTTTCAGGGCAAGTTTGTCATGATGTTTCGAATTGTGCCGACCAAGCAGCGCCTGGACATCCACTTGTCCACGGACTTTGACCCGTCAATTTCGCGCAGCCTTTGGCAAAAACACATCAAAGCCGGGCATGTTTCGGTCAATCAGCGCGTAGTAACGACGCCGAAATTTGAGGTCGACGAGACTGACGAGATCGCCGTCAAGCTGCCAGAGCAGGAGCAGGCCAGCGCAGAACTGCCGGTTCTATACGAAGATGATGACGTGATGGTGGTCAATAAGCCAAGCGGGCTATTGACCCACGCCAAAGGTGGACTATCGACCGAGCCGACGGTGGCAGAAATTATTCGCCCCAGGACGTCGTTTGCCTCGGATACCGACCGGCCGGGCATTGTCCATCGGCTTGACCGCGACACTTCGGGCGTGCTGATTATCGCCAAAACTGCTGACGCTGCGACCCACTTACAACGGCAATTCGCCCAGCGCACCACCAAAAAAACCTACCTCGCGGTGACCGACGGCGTGCCGAAATTAGCCGCCGCGAAGATCGACCTACCGATTGGCCGCAACCCAGCCGCGCCCAGCACCTTCCGCGTCAACCCGAACGGCAAACCCGCCCAGACGACCTACCGCGTACTGGCGGCGGCTGACAACCAGGCGCTGATTGAGCTCAAACCCACCACCGGTCGTACCCATCAGCTGCGCGTCCATATGGCACACCTAGCCACACCAATTCTCGGCGACCGCGTTTACGGCAAACCAAGCGCCAGCCGCCTGATGCTCCACGCCCACAAATTAGAAATCACGCTGCCATCAGGTGAACAAACCACCTTTGAAGCGGCCGTTCCAGAGGAGTTTCAACAATTGTTTCCAAAGGTCGCCGTAACCCCGAACGAGCCTGGTGAGGCTGCTCATGCCTAA
- the rpmJ gene encoding 50S ribosomal protein L36 yields MKVRASVKKIDKDPKKGDKLVRRKGRLYVINKRKPKNKQRQG; encoded by the coding sequence ATGAAAGTTCGTGCAAGTGTCAAGAAGATCGACAAAGATCCCAAGAAAGGTGACAAGCTAGTGCGCCGCAAAGGCCGCCTATACGTCATCAACAAACGAAAACCTAAGAACAAGCAAAGGCAGGGTTAA
- the trpS gene encoding tryptophan--tRNA ligase: MNTMKPTKPVILTGVRANNDIHIGNYFGAILPIVDMAKRRSADYDINLFIPDLHSFTTPIDHSKLYESILSNAWIYTAAGLPLDNEAIHLYRQSRVPAHSELAWILDCFTGFGEMSRMTQFKDKSRKFIGNKMSEDTTVDHRNISEIIQSNTSAHLLNSPMLMALEKATYNNASVGLFNYPVLMAADILLYGATYVPVGDDQTQHLEFTRDIAERMNRKFGDLFIVPKPVAQQHQFFGNDQGLRIKDLVNPTKKMSKSDDSGKGVIFLGDEPQIAYKKIMSATTDSLGTVQYDRDNQPGISNLLEILTLVRQDAGRDVSLEQTISQYAGMERYGNFKRIVADEVAEFLANFQTRLAAVDEQAIERKLESSERDMNLVANTTLHRVQTAVGLRR; this comes from the coding sequence ATGAATACAATGAAACCAACCAAACCCGTCATCCTCACTGGCGTGCGCGCCAACAACGATATTCACATTGGCAATTATTTTGGCGCCATTTTGCCGATTGTCGACATGGCGAAGCGCCGCTCGGCTGATTATGATATCAATCTGTTCATCCCAGATCTACACAGCTTCACCACGCCAATCGACCACAGCAAGTTGTATGAGAGCATTCTCAGTAACGCCTGGATTTATACGGCGGCGGGGTTGCCGCTGGATAACGAGGCCATTCATTTGTACCGCCAAAGCCGCGTCCCGGCGCACAGCGAGCTGGCGTGGATTTTGGACTGTTTCACCGGGTTTGGCGAGATGAGCCGAATGACGCAGTTTAAGGATAAATCGCGCAAATTCATAGGCAATAAAATGTCTGAGGATACCACAGTAGATCATCGGAATATATCGGAAATTATCCAAAGCAATACCTCTGCTCATTTATTAAACTCTCCTATGCTAATGGCTTTAGAGAAGGCCACTTACAATAATGCGTCTGTTGGCCTGTTCAACTACCCAGTCCTGATGGCCGCCGATATCTTGCTCTACGGTGCCACTTACGTGCCAGTTGGCGACGACCAGACGCAGCACCTGGAATTTACCCGCGACATTGCCGAGCGGATGAACCGCAAATTTGGCGACTTATTCATCGTACCTAAGCCAGTCGCCCAGCAGCACCAATTCTTCGGCAACGACCAGGGTCTGAGGATCAAAGATCTAGTCAACCCAACCAAAAAAATGAGTAAATCCGACGACAGCGGTAAAGGCGTCATTTTCCTCGGCGATGAACCGCAGATAGCCTACAAAAAAATCATGAGTGCCACTACCGACTCGCTGGGCACAGTACAGTACGACCGCGACAACCAGCCGGGCATTTCCAATCTGCTGGAGATTTTGACCCTGGTACGCCAAGACGCTGGACGAGACGTCAGCTTGGAGCAGACCATCAGCCAGTACGCCGGCATGGAGCGCTACGGCAACTTCAAGCGAATCGTGGCTGATGAAGTAGCCGAATTCTTGGCGAATTTCCAAACGCGCCTGGCGGCAGTTGACGAGCAGGCCATCGAACGCAAACTGGAATCCAGCGAGCGCGACATGAACCTCGTCGCTAACACAACCTTGCACCGCGTCCAGACGGCCGTGGGGCTACGGAGATAG
- a CDS encoding amino acid racemase, with amino-acid sequence MKQRIIIIGGMGPQASLKLHRRIIRQALANGAKAGTDFPHIVHLSLPVPDFIANESRRSEALEIIINELKNIDASMDDVIIIACNTAHLLQPDIARQLNIRITSMVDAAIDYVSRHHKTIRLLASPTAIRTGLYDKPLKAAGVTVLTPDKDEEQALEVIIRAVISGQAIPQSALDKIPITIQSEQANAANYPPILLGCTELSCAFAEKSNTIDPMNILLRYLTTKGVL; translated from the coding sequence ATGAAACAAAGAATAATTATCATTGGCGGCATGGGACCGCAGGCGAGCTTGAAACTACACCGGCGAATAATTCGGCAGGCGCTAGCAAACGGCGCGAAGGCTGGCACGGATTTTCCGCATATAGTTCATTTGTCACTACCAGTTCCTGATTTTATCGCCAACGAATCGCGGCGCAGCGAAGCCTTGGAAATTATCATAAACGAACTGAAAAACATTGACGCGTCGATGGACGATGTTATCATAATTGCCTGCAATACCGCGCATTTACTACAGCCAGATATTGCACGGCAGCTGAATATTCGCATAACTTCCATGGTGGATGCCGCAATTGATTACGTTAGCCGCCATCATAAAACAATTCGATTGCTAGCGTCGCCGACAGCCATCCGCACCGGACTATATGACAAGCCGTTGAAAGCCGCCGGAGTAACCGTATTAACGCCGGATAAGGACGAAGAACAAGCGCTGGAAGTAATAATTCGCGCAGTAATTTCTGGTCAGGCAATACCGCAGTCAGCACTGGATAAAATACCAATAACAATCCAGTCCGAGCAGGCAAACGCAGCAAACTATCCGCCGATACTATTAGGCTGCACCGAGCTATCCTGCGCCTTCGCCGAAAAATCAAACACCATTGACCCAATGAATATTTTATTACGTTACTTAACAACCAAAGGAGTGTTATAA
- the rpsM gene encoding 30S ribosomal protein S13: MARIAGVVIPTEKQVQIALTYIYGIGPKHASSILAAAKIEPTTRVKDLTEAEENKIREIIDSEYTVEGDLQRLVTNNIKRLKDINAYRGLRHKAGLPTRGQRTRTNARTRKGRAIAVGGTQPKAASKT; encoded by the coding sequence ATGGCTCGAATTGCTGGGGTAGTTATCCCAACAGAGAAGCAGGTACAAATCGCGCTCACCTATATTTATGGGATTGGGCCAAAGCACGCTTCGAGCATCCTTGCGGCGGCTAAGATTGAGCCGACCACTCGGGTGAAAGATCTCACCGAGGCTGAAGAAAACAAGATTCGCGAAATTATCGACAGCGAATACACCGTTGAGGGTGATCTCCAGCGCTTGGTGACGAATAATATTAAGCGCTTGAAGGATATCAACGCCTATCGCGGTCTTCGCCATAAAGCAGGACTGCCGACACGCGGACAGCGGACTCGTACGAATGCACGAACTCGCAAGGGTCGCGCCATCGCCGTGGGCGGTACACAACCAAAAGCAGCAAGTAAGACCTAA
- a CDS encoding alpha/beta fold hydrolase, with protein MFDRIIHRWLRIPYTLNVHYFCCPDNPKSTTILLVHGLGTSWRTWKPLTQYLPKDARVIAIDMLGFGNSPKPDWKSYNVQDQATSIAATLRRESITHLDIVIGHSMGSLAAVELAKKYPKLAQSLILCSPPIYHPKIDEKIHHLEKILRALYGLINKHPRSSKRLLQFADRHNIWPDAGFKADKITAKSFLTALNTAIINQTTMTDISQLKLPITILSGKLDPLIVERNLKKLAKEHKNIAHRSMTMQGHEITDTYAERLSGLIRQHFAGEYPSKSTSRTKRLRK; from the coding sequence ATGTTTGACCGGATTATTCATCGCTGGCTACGTATTCCTTACACCTTAAATGTGCATTATTTTTGCTGCCCAGACAATCCAAAGTCTACTACGATTTTACTTGTCCATGGATTAGGCACCTCATGGCGCACCTGGAAGCCATTGACACAATATCTGCCCAAGGACGCGCGGGTTATTGCTATTGACATGCTGGGATTTGGCAATTCGCCAAAGCCCGACTGGAAATCATACAACGTCCAAGATCAAGCTACCAGCATCGCCGCCACTCTGCGCCGCGAATCAATCACTCATCTTGACATCGTCATTGGCCACTCTATGGGATCGCTGGCCGCCGTAGAGCTCGCTAAAAAATATCCAAAATTAGCTCAGTCACTAATCCTATGCAGCCCGCCAATATATCACCCTAAGATTGACGAGAAAATCCATCATCTAGAAAAAATATTACGCGCCTTATATGGTCTCATCAACAAGCATCCGAGGAGCTCAAAACGTCTATTACAGTTTGCCGACCGACATAATATATGGCCCGACGCGGGATTTAAGGCCGATAAAATTACTGCTAAATCCTTCCTGACCGCTCTAAATACGGCAATAATCAATCAAACCACGATGACTGATATATCACAACTGAAACTGCCAATCACTATTCTGTCAGGCAAACTCGACCCACTGATCGTCGAACGGAATTTGAAGAAACTAGCCAAAGAGCATAAGAATATCGCCCATCGCTCGATGACCATGCAAGGGCACGAAATAACGGATACATACGCTGAGCGCTTGTCCGGACTAATCAGGCAGCACTTTGCGGGCGAGTATCCGTCAAAATCTACAAGTCGCACAAAAAGATTAAGAAAATGA
- the rpsD gene encoding 30S ribosomal protein S4, with translation MARDNSPIVKQSRREGYALHPKAHKVLARKSGIPGQHAHSRHSKPSLYATQLREKQKVRRLYGLVEKQFARLMNEATRAQEGLAGENLLKLLERRLDNVVYRSGFAVSRRAARQLVSHGHFELNGRRVDIPSIRVKAGDVITVRPKSTKSEYFTQIDNVINNSIQGPLSWLKSDSKKLKIEVTGLPKREEAEADINEQLIVEYYSR, from the coding sequence ATGGCACGAGATAATTCACCGATTGTCAAGCAAAGCCGCCGCGAAGGTTATGCGCTTCATCCAAAAGCACATAAAGTTTTGGCACGAAAATCTGGCATTCCAGGTCAGCACGCACACAGCCGACATAGCAAGCCAAGCTTGTACGCCACGCAGCTGCGCGAAAAGCAAAAAGTTCGCCGCCTGTATGGTTTAGTGGAAAAGCAATTTGCTCGGCTGATGAACGAAGCAACTCGCGCCCAAGAAGGTTTGGCAGGCGAAAATCTGCTCAAGTTGCTGGAGCGCCGCTTGGATAATGTCGTTTATCGTTCTGGATTCGCTGTTAGCCGCCGCGCTGCTCGCCAACTAGTCAGCCACGGCCACTTTGAGCTAAACGGCCGCCGCGTCGATATTCCATCGATTCGCGTTAAAGCTGGCGACGTCATCACCGTTCGCCCAAAGAGCACCAAATCTGAGTACTTTACGCAAATTGACAACGTGATCAACAATTCAATCCAAGGCCCGCTGAGCTGGCTAAAGAGCGATAGCAAGAAGTTGAAGATTGAAGTGACTGGTTTGCCAAAGCGCGAGGAAGCAGAAGCTGATATCAACGAGCAATTAATTGTTGAGTATTACTCACGATAA